A genome region from Geminicoccus roseus DSM 18922 includes the following:
- a CDS encoding tyrosine-type recombinase/integrase yields the protein MLHGTDDLDDALLAWLRELAKERRFSAETVGYYGDEVRRFALFLSRHLGGPPSLKALMELTPADFRSWLADRQAQGLSRGYVMRGVAAVRSFFRWLDKRRGMHNPALFALRTPPVPRRLPRPLTIEQAHDVAGLLGEGAPPFVIKRDVALLLLLWGCGLRIGEALGLARSALPADPATLRTLRVRGKGDKVRDVPVLPAVAEALAAYLLACPHAHGPDTPLFLGIRGKRLDPDAVRRRIRQIRGVLNLPESATPHALRHSFATHLLESGADLRSIQELLGHASLSTTQKYTRVDQEKLYQLYGATHPRA from the coding sequence ATGCTGCACGGTACCGACGACCTGGACGACGCCCTTTTGGCCTGGCTGCGCGAGCTGGCCAAGGAACGGCGCTTTTCCGCCGAGACGGTCGGCTACTATGGCGACGAGGTCCGGCGCTTCGCCCTGTTCCTGTCCCGGCACCTGGGCGGGCCGCCGTCGCTCAAGGCGCTGATGGAGCTGACCCCGGCCGATTTTCGCTCCTGGCTGGCCGACCGCCAGGCCCAGGGCCTGTCGCGCGGCTACGTGATGCGCGGGGTGGCGGCGGTGCGCTCGTTCTTCCGCTGGCTGGACAAGCGCCGGGGCATGCACAACCCGGCTCTGTTCGCCCTGCGCACCCCGCCGGTGCCGCGCCGCCTGCCCCGGCCGCTCACCATCGAGCAGGCCCACGACGTGGCCGGCCTCCTGGGCGAGGGGGCGCCGCCCTTCGTGATCAAGCGCGACGTGGCCCTGCTCCTGCTGCTGTGGGGCTGCGGGCTGCGGATCGGCGAGGCCCTGGGCCTTGCCCGCAGCGCCCTGCCGGCGGACCCGGCCACGCTGCGCACGCTGCGGGTGCGCGGCAAGGGCGACAAGGTCCGGGACGTGCCGGTGCTGCCGGCGGTGGCCGAGGCGCTGGCGGCGTATCTCCTGGCCTGCCCGCACGCGCACGGCCCGGACACGCCCTTGTTCCTGGGGATCCGCGGCAAGCGCCTGGACCCGGACGCGGTGCGCCGGCGGATCCGCCAGATCCGCGGTGTGCTCAACCTGCCCGAGAGCGCCACCCCGCACGCCCTGCGCCACAGCTTCGCCACCCACCTGCTGGAGAGCGGCGCCGACCTGCGCTCGATCCAGGAACTGCTGGGCCATGCCAGCCTGTCGACCACGCAGAAATACACCCGCGTGGATCAGGAAAAATTATACCAGCTCTATGGTGCCACCCATCCTCGGGCGTGA